A genomic stretch from Desulfovibrio sp. TomC includes:
- the hslV gene encoding ATP-dependent protease subunit HslV — translation MELRGTTILAVRTEAGVAVAGDGQVTLGQAIAVKHTARKVRRMYKDKVVIGFAGATADAFTLFERFEAKLEEYGGNLVRASVELAKDWRKDKYLRRLEAMMIVADAGNVLMLSGTGDVIEPDDGAAAIGSGGPYALAAARALLRHTQLSPREIVEKSMAIASEMCVYTNDRLVVETIERV, via the coding sequence ATGGAACTACGTGGAACGACGATACTCGCCGTGCGCACCGAGGCCGGGGTGGCCGTGGCCGGCGATGGGCAGGTGACGCTTGGGCAGGCCATTGCCGTCAAGCACACGGCGCGCAAGGTGCGCCGGATGTACAAAGACAAGGTGGTCATCGGCTTTGCCGGGGCCACGGCCGATGCCTTTACGCTCTTTGAGCGCTTTGAGGCCAAGCTGGAAGAATATGGCGGCAATCTAGTCCGGGCCAGCGTGGAGCTGGCCAAGGATTGGCGCAAGGACAAATATTTGCGCCGGCTGGAAGCCATGATGATCGTGGCCGATGCCGGCAACGTGCTGATGCTGTCCGGCACGGGCGATGTGATTGAGCCGGACGACGGCGCGGCGGCCATTGGTTCGGGCGGTCCCTATGCCCTGGCGGCGGCCCGGGCGCTTCTGCGCCATACCCAGCTGTCCCCCCGGGAAATTGTGGAAAAATCCATGGCCATAGCGTCCGAGATGTGCGTCTACACCAACGACCGTCTGGTGGTGGAGACGATTGAACGGGTTTAA
- the pyrR gene encoding bifunctional pyr operon transcriptional regulator/uracil phosphoribosyltransferase PyrR, with the protein MSKHKKIMTGGEVRRTLERLAFEIIERHDPSCELALVGIQRRGAELATRLKTIIDSRGKCDVPLGKIDINLYRDDWTTRDVQPQVGPSELAFSLDGKSVVLVDDVLFSGRTIRAALEALLDYGRPKLVELLVLIDRRGHRELPIQADYVGKRVHTEPGEHVDVAVAELDGEDSVLLVD; encoded by the coding sequence GTGAGCAAACATAAGAAAATCATGACCGGGGGCGAGGTGCGCCGCACCCTGGAACGCCTGGCCTTTGAGATCATCGAGCGCCACGACCCGAGCTGCGAACTGGCCCTGGTCGGCATCCAGCGGCGCGGGGCGGAACTGGCGACGCGCCTTAAAACTATCATTGATTCCCGGGGCAAATGCGATGTGCCGCTGGGCAAGATTGACATCAATTTGTACCGCGACGACTGGACCACCCGCGATGTCCAACCGCAGGTCGGTCCGTCGGAACTGGCCTTTTCCCTTGATGGGAAGAGTGTTGTACTCGTTGACGACGTGCTCTTTTCCGGGCGCACCATCCGGGCCGCCCTGGAAGCGCTCTTGGACTACGGCCGACCCAAGCTCGTGGAACTGCTGGTGCTCATTGACCGGCGCGGCCACCGCGAACTGCCCATCCAGGCCGATTATGTGGGCAAGCGGGTCCATACCGAACCCGGCGAGCATGTGGACGTGGCCGTGGCCGAACTCGACGGCGAAGACAGCGTGTTGCTCGTGGACTAG
- a CDS encoding IscA/HesB family protein, which translates to MVELTESAKSQLDGYFADKEKSPIRIYLSSGGUAGPKLALALDESREADEVLDVSGYTFVIEKELYEKASPLKVDMTYMGFSVSSSMELGGGGGCGSSCSSGSCSV; encoded by the coding sequence ATGGTTGAGTTGACAGAATCCGCAAAATCCCAGCTTGATGGGTATTTTGCCGACAAGGAAAAGTCCCCTATCCGGATTTATTTGTCCTCAGGCGGTTGAGCAGGTCCCAAGTTAGCGCTGGCTCTGGATGAGTCGCGCGAGGCGGACGAGGTGCTCGACGTTTCCGGATACACGTTTGTCATAGAAAAGGAACTCTACGAGAAGGCCTCGCCGCTCAAGGTCGACATGACCTACATGGGCTTCTCGGTCTCCTCGAGCATGGAGCTTGGCGGGGGCGGCGGTTGCGGCTCTTCCTGCTCCAGCGGTTCCTGCTCGGTGTAG
- a CDS encoding flavodoxin family protein, whose translation MNILAINGSPRKKWNTAMLLGSALEGAAAAGATTKLVHLYDYDYKGCISCFECKRIGGKNYGRCAVKDGLKPLLEEAAAADALILGTPVYFGAETGEMRSFMERMLFPYLTYTPGYASIFPRKIPTALIYDMNVPEAAIVERQYDSFLERARGFMERTFGACEILTANDTLQFDDYAKYLCTVWDADAKAKRRKEVFPQDLAKAYALGGRLAAGLGSV comes from the coding sequence ATGAACATCTTGGCCATTAACGGCAGTCCGCGCAAGAAGTGGAATACGGCCATGCTGCTTGGCAGCGCTCTGGAAGGTGCAGCCGCTGCCGGCGCTACAACCAAGCTCGTCCATCTCTACGACTACGACTACAAAGGCTGCATCAGCTGCTTTGAGTGCAAGCGCATCGGCGGCAAAAATTACGGGCGCTGCGCCGTCAAAGACGGCCTCAAGCCGCTTTTGGAAGAAGCCGCCGCCGCAGACGCGCTTATTCTCGGCACGCCGGTCTATTTCGGGGCGGAAACCGGGGAGATGCGTTCCTTCATGGAACGGATGCTGTTCCCGTACCTGACCTACACCCCGGGCTATGCCTCGATCTTTCCCCGCAAGATTCCCACAGCCCTCATCTACGACATGAACGTGCCGGAGGCGGCCATTGTCGAGCGGCAATACGATTCGTTTCTCGAACGCGCACGCGGGTTCATGGAACGCACCTTTGGCGCCTGCGAGATCCTTACGGCCAACGACACCCTGCAATTTGACGATTATGCAAAATATCTCTGCACGGTCTGGGACGCCGACGCCAAGGCCAAACGCCGTAAAGAGGTGTTTCCCCAGGATCTGGCCAAGGCCTACGCCCTGGGCGGCCGTCTGGCCGCCGGCCTGGGCAGCGTGTGA
- a CDS encoding IscA/HesB family protein: MVSLTDSARAELDNYFADKQKTPIRVYLNKGGCCGPSLTLALDEARDNDDVFDLNGYTFVVDKELMAEASPISVDMTDYGFAVGSSLQLGGGSCGSGGGCGSGGGCGSGGGSEGGCGCS; the protein is encoded by the coding sequence ATGGTTTCTTTGACCGACTCGGCCCGGGCCGAACTGGACAATTACTTTGCCGACAAACAGAAAACCCCTATCCGTGTGTATCTCAACAAGGGTGGGTGCTGTGGCCCGTCCCTGACCCTGGCGTTGGACGAAGCCCGCGACAATGACGACGTGTTTGACTTAAACGGCTACACGTTTGTCGTGGATAAGGAATTGATGGCCGAGGCCAGCCCCATTTCTGTGGACATGACCGATTACGGCTTTGCCGTGGGCTCCAGCCTCCAGCTTGGCGGCGGCTCCTGCGGTTCCGGAGGCGGCTGTGGTTCCGGAGGCGGTTGTGGCTCCGGCGGCGGTTCCGAAGGCGGCTGCGGCTGCTCCTGA
- the argB gene encoding acetylglutamate kinase has product MNREHAKAHLLLEALPYIRQFFGKTVVIKYGGHAMVDEHLQESFALNVILLKYIGINPVIVHGGGPQIGQMLKQLNIVSQFHQGLRITDDATMDVVEMVLVGKVNKNIVNLINLNGGTAVGLSGKDGRLITARKLEMVLERTDAPPEIIDLGKVGEVTGINTELITTLLDKGFIPVIAPVGVDEHGATYNINADSVAGSMAAALGAKRLVLLTDVSGVLDKDKTLISSLDIKEASQAMADGVLKGGMIPKVACCMEAVDAGVEKAHILDGRVENCIILEFFTRSGIGTEIVCKRCQA; this is encoded by the coding sequence ATGAACCGCGAACACGCCAAGGCCCATCTGCTCCTGGAGGCCCTGCCCTATATCCGCCAGTTTTTCGGCAAGACCGTGGTCATCAAATACGGCGGCCACGCCATGGTGGATGAGCATCTCCAGGAGAGCTTTGCCTTAAACGTCATCCTGCTCAAATACATCGGCATAAACCCGGTCATCGTCCACGGCGGCGGGCCGCAGATCGGCCAGATGCTCAAGCAGCTCAACATCGTCAGCCAGTTCCACCAGGGCCTTCGCATCACCGACGACGCCACCATGGACGTGGTGGAAATGGTGCTCGTCGGCAAGGTGAACAAGAACATCGTCAATCTGATCAACTTAAACGGCGGCACAGCCGTCGGCCTGTCCGGCAAGGACGGCCGGCTCATCACCGCCCGAAAGCTCGAAATGGTGCTGGAGCGCACCGACGCGCCGCCCGAGATCATCGACCTCGGCAAGGTTGGCGAAGTGACCGGCATCAACACCGAGCTGATCACCACCCTGCTCGACAAGGGCTTTATTCCGGTCATCGCCCCGGTCGGCGTGGACGAACACGGCGCGACCTACAACATCAACGCCGACTCCGTGGCCGGGTCCATGGCCGCTGCCCTGGGAGCCAAGCGACTCGTTCTCCTGACCGACGTGTCCGGGGTGCTCGACAAGGACAAGACCCTCATCTCGTCGCTCGACATCAAGGAAGCCTCCCAGGCCATGGCCGACGGCGTGCTCAAAGGCGGCATGATCCCCAAGGTCGCCTGTTGCATGGAGGCCGTGGACGCGGGCGTGGAAAAGGCCCACATCCTCGACGGCCGGGTGGAGAACTGCATCATCCTGGAGTTCTTCACCAGATCCGGCATCGGCACCGAAATCGTGTGCAAACGGTGCCAGGCGTAG
- a CDS encoding response regulator transcription factor, with protein sequence MPGKILIVDDEVHIRMLLEQTLEELEEDFGIDILSAQNGEEGLALIKSQKPDVVFLDIMMPKLNGYEVCQRVKDDPAITDIGIVLLTAKGQEVDRRQGLELGASRYMTKPFDPDEVLKVAKELLRLDP encoded by the coding sequence ATGCCGGGCAAAATTCTCATCGTCGACGATGAGGTGCACATCCGAATGCTCCTTGAGCAAACGCTTGAGGAACTCGAAGAAGATTTTGGCATTGACATCCTCTCTGCCCAAAATGGCGAAGAGGGTCTGGCGCTTATAAAATCACAGAAACCCGATGTCGTTTTTCTGGACATCATGATGCCCAAACTCAACGGCTACGAAGTCTGTCAGCGGGTCAAAGACGATCCGGCCATAACCGACATCGGCATCGTCCTGCTCACCGCCAAAGGACAGGAAGTGGACCGTCGCCAGGGGTTGGAACTGGGGGCGAGCCGCTACATGACCAAGCCCTTCGACCCGGACGAAGTGCTCAAGGTGGCCAAAGAACTGCTGCGTCTTGACCCTTGA
- a CDS encoding O-acetyl-ADP-ribose deacetylase gives MPDTANYPIGHGTLRLIEGDITRDDADAIVNAANSALAGGGGVDGAIHRAAGPKLPAACRDIIAQIGRLPAGGAVITPGFDLPARHIIHTVGPIWRGGSQGEPEALRSAYAESIARAVEHNLATVSFPAISTGVYGYPVELAAPLALGVLAKALENGPLREIRMYLHGSQAFALWRSAAEALLGTPSR, from the coding sequence ATGCCCGATACCGCAAACTACCCCATCGGCCACGGCACCCTGCGCCTCATTGAAGGCGACATCACCCGGGATGACGCCGACGCCATCGTCAACGCCGCCAATTCCGCCCTGGCCGGCGGCGGCGGCGTGGACGGGGCCATCCACCGCGCCGCCGGGCCGAAACTGCCGGCCGCCTGCCGGGACATCATCGCCCAAATCGGCCGTCTGCCGGCCGGCGGGGCGGTCATCACCCCCGGTTTCGACCTCCCTGCCCGGCATATCATTCATACCGTCGGCCCCATCTGGCGCGGCGGCTCCCAGGGCGAACCCGAAGCCCTGCGCTCGGCCTATGCCGAGTCCATCGCCCGGGCCGTCGAACACAATCTGGCCACCGTGTCCTTCCCGGCCATCTCCACCGGCGTCTACGGTTATCCCGTCGAGTTGGCCGCCCCCCTGGCCCTTGGCGTCCTGGCCAAGGCCCTGGAAAACGGGCCGCTCCGGGAAATCCGCATGTACCTGCACGGCTCCCAGGCCTTCGCCCTCTGGCGGAGTGCGGCCGAGGCCTTATTGGGGACACCGTCGCGGTAA
- the fabZ gene encoding 3-hydroxyacyl-ACP dehydratase FabZ, whose amino-acid sequence MTGQDASGVITINEIQTLLPHRFPFLLVDRVLAYVPGESITALKNVSINEPFFPGHFPGAPVMPGMLILEALAQAGGILVSKSLEGPLGNRIFMFTGVEKAKFRRPVVPGDQLTLRCFNLKRRLTLCKMSAQATVDGQVVAEAELSAAVVDAATLG is encoded by the coding sequence ATGACCGGACAAGACGCTTCAGGCGTGATCACCATCAACGAGATTCAAACGCTGTTGCCCCACCGTTTCCCTTTTTTGCTTGTCGACCGGGTCCTGGCCTACGTCCCGGGCGAGTCCATTACGGCACTCAAAAACGTCAGCATCAATGAACCGTTTTTCCCCGGCCACTTTCCCGGAGCGCCGGTCATGCCCGGAATGCTCATCCTCGAAGCCCTGGCCCAGGCCGGGGGGATTTTGGTGTCCAAGTCCCTGGAGGGACCCCTTGGCAATCGCATTTTCATGTTTACCGGGGTGGAGAAGGCCAAGTTTCGCCGGCCGGTCGTCCCGGGCGACCAGCTGACGCTGCGCTGCTTCAACCTCAAGCGCCGTCTCACACTTTGCAAAATGTCGGCCCAGGCCACCGTGGACGGGCAGGTCGTGGCCGAGGCGGAGCTGAGTGCCGCCGTGGTCGATGCGGCCACGCTTGGCTAA
- a CDS encoding OmpH family outer membrane protein, giving the protein MGVLFRILIVMAVLAVPMAAQAQGKIGIINLDDAMSNSSAGKSALGGLKSRFESREKALAAQGDDLKKMQDELQKKSVALSQDAMKSKAADFEAKARKYMEDRNKLQQEEQQAQQGVLQPLLTRLQKVVSDYATKNGYSVILESHSVPYFDPKLDVTAAVQAEFDKGK; this is encoded by the coding sequence ATGGGCGTTCTGTTTCGGATCCTGATCGTTATGGCCGTGTTGGCTGTGCCCATGGCGGCGCAGGCCCAGGGAAAGATCGGCATCATCAATCTTGATGACGCCATGTCCAATTCCAGTGCCGGCAAGTCCGCGTTGGGAGGCCTCAAGTCCAGGTTTGAATCCCGCGAAAAGGCTCTGGCCGCCCAGGGCGACGACCTGAAGAAAATGCAGGACGAGCTGCAGAAAAAAAGCGTGGCCCTGTCCCAGGATGCCATGAAGTCCAAGGCTGCCGACTTCGAAGCCAAGGCGCGCAAGTACATGGAAGACCGCAATAAGCTGCAGCAGGAAGAGCAGCAGGCCCAGCAGGGCGTGCTCCAGCCCTTGCTGACCCGCCTGCAGAAGGTCGTTAGCGACTACGCTACCAAAAACGGCTATTCCGTCATTCTCGAGTCGCACTCCGTCCCCTACTTCGATCCCAAACTTGACGTGACTGCGGCTGTCCAGGCTGAGTTCGACAAGGGTAAATAG
- a CDS encoding methyltransferase domain-containing protein: MADWDSGQYLKFERERTQPAIDLAGRIACNAPQDVLDLGCGPGNSSRVLAGRFPGARILGIDSSPEMIAAARANHPDLEFALCDAGQDLGSLEQHGFDVVFSNACIQWIPDHPGLLRNMFGLLRPGGVLAVQTPMNYDEPIHRIIAELVAGATWSGAFSNPRIFYNLLPGQYFDLLSDLAADFTLWQTTYYHVLGSHADIMEWYRGTGLRPYLRALSDADQAAFARDVSDRVVQAYPKQRDGRIIFRFPRFFFTATAKAV; the protein is encoded by the coding sequence ATGGCGGATTGGGACAGCGGGCAATATTTGAAGTTTGAACGGGAACGGACCCAACCGGCCATCGACCTGGCGGGCAGGATCGCGTGCAATGCGCCGCAAGACGTCCTCGACCTGGGCTGCGGGCCGGGCAACAGCAGCCGGGTCCTGGCCGGACGCTTCCCTGGGGCGCGCATCCTGGGCATCGACAGTTCCCCGGAAATGATCGCGGCCGCCAGGGCCAATCACCCCGACCTGGAGTTTGCCCTGTGCGACGCCGGCCAGGACCTGGGCAGCCTGGAACAACACGGTTTTGATGTGGTCTTTTCCAATGCCTGCATCCAGTGGATTCCCGACCACCCGGGACTCTTGCGCAACATGTTTGGCCTGTTGCGCCCCGGCGGCGTGCTGGCCGTGCAGACGCCCATGAATTATGACGAACCGATCCACCGGATCATTGCCGAGCTGGTGGCCGGAGCAACATGGTCGGGCGCTTTTTCAAACCCGCGCATCTTTTATAACCTGCTCCCAGGACAGTATTTCGATCTGCTCTCAGACCTTGCGGCGGATTTCACCCTCTGGCAGACCACCTACTACCATGTGCTCGGCTCCCATGCCGACATCATGGAATGGTATCGCGGCACAGGGCTTCGCCCGTATCTTCGCGCCCTGTCCGATGCGGATCAGGCCGCTTTTGCGCGCGACGTCTCCGACCGGGTGGTCCAGGCCTACCCCAAGCAACGAGACGGGCGGATCATTTTCCGGTTTCCCCGCTTCTTTTTTACGGCCACAGCCAAGGCCGTCTGA
- a CDS encoding HD domain-containing phosphohydrolase, with protein sequence MVALRRLLKKRALAPLLARAQAMLGPGWQAAILEASAQTPPPGCRLEPLRLEGTLLGYLVLTPPADANDTDDIRPDLPQMARFVADCLESIIDGEALRRTLAGETLTKYREISMLHRATLGLNGSLRPKDVAQALLDECRRGELPAEVGMVFLHVPGESTFTPVCAYGDAVACTLDRVADSALFRDICASQKGEIVNDLPADSRWAGEAPLSSLLLSPLVSASRCIGMLVLGGPTPMLFEASHLQYIGTLATVAGIAMGNALHFDAIQTLINSLMQALATAIDARDPFTAGHSQRVARLGVALARTVHFDASYFPEVTFTPSDLEELLYAGLLHDVGKIGIREEVLTKATRLSAGAMQIIGQRLALLGLSTGQDQTDNFEALCRINAAGTVTAEDAALVAHIAALEIRFGKTVLPLLEPEETACLLIARGNLTPEERLEIERHPAESHRILQHIPFPENMQRLLPIISQHHERLDGSGYPGRLQDADILLQSRIIAIVDIYDAITMARHYKPALPREKALGVLWQEARAGRIDARLVQLLNDNIDAVECDCARLEQRLDLRDFLTSPSESRT encoded by the coding sequence ATGGTTGCGCTGCGACGACTGCTTAAGAAACGGGCGCTGGCCCCCCTGCTCGCCCGAGCCCAGGCCATGCTCGGACCGGGCTGGCAGGCAGCGATCCTTGAGGCTTCGGCCCAAACCCCTCCCCCTGGCTGCCGCCTGGAACCCCTGCGCCTCGAAGGAACCCTGCTCGGGTATTTGGTTCTGACCCCGCCCGCCGACGCCAACGACACTGACGACATCCGGCCAGACCTGCCGCAAATGGCCCGGTTCGTGGCCGACTGCCTGGAATCCATCATCGACGGCGAGGCCCTGCGCCGCACCCTGGCCGGGGAAACCCTGACCAAGTACCGTGAAATCTCCATGCTCCACCGGGCCACCCTGGGCCTTAACGGTTCGCTTCGCCCCAAGGACGTGGCCCAGGCGTTGCTGGATGAATGCCGGCGCGGCGAACTGCCGGCCGAAGTCGGCATGGTTTTTTTGCACGTGCCCGGGGAATCGACCTTTACGCCGGTCTGCGCCTACGGCGACGCCGTTGCCTGCACCCTGGACCGGGTGGCTGATTCGGCCCTGTTCCGCGACATCTGCGCCAGCCAGAAAGGCGAGATCGTCAACGATCTGCCGGCCGACAGCCGCTGGGCCGGGGAAGCGCCGCTGTCTTCCCTGCTCCTTTCCCCCCTGGTTTCAGCCAGTCGCTGCATCGGCATGTTGGTGCTTGGCGGCCCGACTCCCATGCTTTTTGAAGCCAGCCACCTGCAATATATCGGCACCCTGGCCACCGTGGCCGGCATCGCCATGGGCAACGCCCTTCATTTCGACGCCATCCAGACGCTCATTAACTCCCTCATGCAGGCCTTGGCCACGGCCATCGACGCCCGCGATCCATTCACCGCCGGTCATTCCCAACGGGTGGCCCGGCTCGGCGTCGCGTTGGCCCGCACCGTTCATTTTGATGCTTCGTATTTTCCAGAGGTCACGTTCACGCCGAGCGACCTGGAAGAACTGCTCTATGCCGGCCTGCTCCATGATGTCGGCAAGATCGGCATTCGCGAGGAGGTGCTGACCAAAGCCACCCGCCTTTCCGCCGGGGCCATGCAGATCATCGGCCAGCGCCTGGCCCTGCTCGGCCTTTCCACCGGTCAGGATCAGACGGACAATTTCGAAGCGCTGTGCCGCATCAACGCCGCAGGTACCGTCACAGCCGAGGACGCCGCCCTGGTCGCACACATCGCAGCCCTGGAGATCCGCTTCGGGAAGACCGTCTTGCCGCTGCTCGAGCCTGAAGAAACCGCCTGCCTGCTCATTGCCCGAGGCAACCTGACCCCGGAGGAACGGCTGGAAATAGAGCGCCATCCGGCTGAAAGCCACCGTATTCTGCAGCACATTCCCTTTCCGGAAAACATGCAGCGGCTGCTTCCCATCATTTCCCAGCACCATGAACGGCTGGACGGTTCAGGCTATCCGGGCCGGCTTCAGGATGCGGATATCCTGCTGCAAAGCCGCATCATCGCCATTGTCGATATTTACGACGCCATCACCATGGCCCGTCATTACAAGCCGGCCCTGCCCCGGGAGAAAGCCCTCGGCGTCCTGTGGCAGGAAGCCCGGGCCGGGCGCATCGACGCGCGTCTGGTGCAGCTCCTCAACGACAACATCGACGCCGTGGAGTGTGACTGCGCCCGGCTGGAACAGCGCCTCGACCTCAGGGATTTTCTGACGTCTCCGAGCGAATCACGGACCTGA
- the hslU gene encoding ATP-dependent protease ATPase subunit HslU → MHASLTPREIVSELDNYIIGQSDAKRMVAIAMRNRWRRQQIEPVLREEIAPKNIIMIGPTGVGKTEIARRLAKLAGSPFFKVEATKFTEVGYVGRDVESMVRDLMEIGVSLVRKEELARVAVKAEKAAEERLLDILLPESAHTGMAPIPMMSSLEAPAAPPEDSTLSTREKLRKLWREGKLDDRMVPVEVSVPSPQVEIMSMPGMEDMGSQFKDMFSKVFPQRKKTRSMRVRDAYEVLLQEESDRLVDMDKVSETAKERVEQTGIIFIDEIDKICGKQGGGQGPDVSREGVQRDLLPVVEGCVVNTKYGMVKTDHILFIAAGAFHFSKPSDLVPELQGRFPLRVELRALTAEDFYRILTEPQNALTVQYRALLATEGVTLEFTDEALREVAAFAQRVNEETENIGARRLYTIMEKILSDLSFAASDQGGQTVVVDPAYVQANLADVAEDRDLSRYIL, encoded by the coding sequence ATGCACGCCAGTCTGACGCCGCGCGAGATCGTTTCCGAGCTCGACAATTATATCATCGGCCAAAGCGACGCCAAACGCATGGTGGCCATTGCCATGCGCAACCGCTGGCGACGCCAGCAGATCGAACCGGTCTTGCGCGAGGAGATCGCGCCGAAAAACATCATCATGATCGGACCCACGGGCGTGGGCAAGACCGAGATTGCCCGGCGGCTGGCCAAGCTGGCCGGTTCGCCCTTTTTCAAGGTCGAGGCCACCAAGTTCACCGAGGTCGGCTATGTCGGCCGCGACGTGGAGTCCATGGTGCGCGACCTGATGGAAATCGGGGTCAGTCTGGTGCGCAAGGAAGAGCTGGCCCGGGTGGCGGTCAAAGCCGAAAAAGCGGCTGAGGAACGCCTGCTCGACATCCTTTTGCCCGAATCCGCCCACACGGGCATGGCCCCGATTCCCATGATGTCGTCCCTGGAAGCTCCGGCCGCGCCGCCCGAAGATTCCACCCTGAGCACCCGCGAGAAGCTGCGCAAGCTCTGGCGCGAGGGCAAACTCGACGACCGCATGGTGCCGGTCGAGGTGTCCGTCCCCTCGCCCCAGGTGGAAATCATGTCCATGCCGGGCATGGAAGACATGGGCAGCCAGTTCAAGGACATGTTCTCCAAGGTCTTTCCCCAGCGCAAAAAGACCCGCTCCATGCGGGTGCGCGATGCCTACGAAGTGCTTTTGCAGGAGGAATCCGACCGTCTGGTGGACATGGACAAGGTGTCCGAGACGGCCAAGGAGCGCGTGGAGCAGACCGGCATCATCTTTATCGACGAGATCGACAAGATCTGCGGCAAACAGGGCGGGGGGCAAGGCCCGGACGTGTCGCGCGAGGGCGTGCAGCGCGACCTGCTGCCCGTGGTCGAGGGCTGCGTGGTCAACACCAAGTACGGCATGGTGAAAACCGACCACATCCTCTTTATCGCCGCCGGCGCTTTTCACTTCTCCAAGCCCTCCGACCTCGTGCCGGAGTTGCAGGGTCGCTTCCCCTTGCGGGTGGAGCTGCGGGCGCTGACGGCCGAGGATTTCTACCGCATCCTGACCGAGCCGCAAAACGCGCTCACCGTCCAGTACCGGGCGCTTCTGGCCACCGAGGGCGTGACCCTGGAATTCACCGACGAGGCCCTTCGCGAAGTGGCGGCCTTTGCCCAGCGCGTCAATGAGGAGACCGAGAACATCGGAGCCCGGCGGCTCTATACCATCATGGAAAAAATCCTGTCCGACCTGTCCTTTGCCGCATCGGACCAGGGCGGCCAGACCGTGGTCGTGGACCCGGCCTACGTGCAGGCCAACCTCGCCGACGTGGCCGAGGACCGGGATTTGTCCCGCTACATTCTCTAG